Part of the Cloacibacterium caeni genome is shown below.
CTTGTATGTACATAGTCCATTTCGGAAAATCGCCATTTTCTATAGCATTGCAAAGGTCTTCTTGTGCAAAATCTGGATTTTCTCCCGCCATTTGAGTGGCTTCTGCATCGGTGAAGTTTTTAATACCTTGTTTGGTTTTTAGATGAAATTTCACCCAAATTCTCTCATTTTTATCATTAATCATCGAAAAAGTATGAGAACCAAAACCGTGCATATGTCTGTAACCATAAGGAGTTCCTCTGTCGCTCATCAAAATGAGTACTTGATGCAAACTTTCTGGATTTAAGCTCCAAAAATCCCACATCATGGTATGAGATTTCAAGTTGGTTTTCGGGTGTCTTTTTTGGGTATGAATAAAATCTGGGAATTTTTTAGCGTCTTTGATGAAAAATACCGGTGTGTTATTTCCTACTAAATCCCAATTTCCGTCTTCTGTATAAAATTTTAGTGCAAAACCTCTAGGATCTCTTGCAGTATCTGCGCTTCCTTTTTCTCCGCCTACAGTAGAAAATCGGGCAAACATTTTACATGTGTTTCCTACTTTAGAGAATAATTTGGCTCTGGTGTATTTAGTAATATCGTGAGTTACGGTAAATTTTCCGTAAGCGCCTGTTCCTTTTGCATGAACGATTCTTTCTGGGATTCTTTCTCTTACAAAATGCGCCAAATTTTCTTGTAGAATAAAATCTTGCAGCAAAACAGGTCCTCTTGCTCCAACCGTTTGAGAGTCTTGATGTTCAAAATACGGTATTCCTGATGAATTGGTTAGCTTCTTACTCATGATGGTTGTTTTTTCTGGATAACAAAGTAACAAATAAAAATTAAATTTAGAGAGGAAAAATTGAGGGTTATTTTATTTGTAGAATCAATTAAAAATTAGAATTCAATGCATGACGTCTATCATGCAGAAATATTATTTTTTCTCGCATATCTTCTCTATATTTGTAATAGAATTTATAAATAAGTACCCTACATATGAATATTCAACAATTAGAATATCTTATCGCAGTAGATAAATATAAACACTTCGGAAAAGCTGCTCAAGCTTGTTTTATTACCCAACCTACTTTAAGTGCAATGATTCAGAAGTTCGAAGATGAGATGGAAGTAAAAATCTTCGATAGAACTACCCATCCTATTAGAACTACAGATATTGGTGCGCAAATTATTGATCAAGCAAAAGTAGTAGTAGATTCTGTAATGGAACTGAAAAACAAAGCAAGTATTTTAAACAATGTTCTTGCTGGGAGAATTAATTTAGGGATT
Proteins encoded:
- a CDS encoding catalase, which translates into the protein MSKKLTNSSGIPYFEHQDSQTVGARGPVLLQDFILQENLAHFVRERIPERIVHAKGTGAYGKFTVTHDITKYTRAKLFSKVGNTCKMFARFSTVGGEKGSADTARDPRGFALKFYTEDGNWDLVGNNTPVFFIKDAKKFPDFIHTQKRHPKTNLKSHTMMWDFWSLNPESLHQVLILMSDRGTPYGYRHMHGFGSHTFSMINDKNERIWVKFHLKTKQGIKNFTDAEATQMAGENPDFAQEDLCNAIENGDFPKWTMYIQVMTEEESREFKWNPFDITKIWPQAEFPLIEVGEMELNEIPKNYFAHVEQATFSPSNSVDGISFSPDKMLQGRLFSYPDAHRYRVGVNAHQLEVNRCPFATHNYQRDGFMADSRDYEDAPNYHPNSFDDIKPDPSYKKFEEELDSNRVAHFDRNENDNDHYTQPGLLYTKAMNQEDRTNLVNNIIGHMKKIDGPKRDEIINRQLCHFFRANVEMGMRIAAGLQVKLDDGIMNHAK